The following coding sequences lie in one Populus trichocarpa isolate Nisqually-1 chromosome 14, P.trichocarpa_v4.1, whole genome shotgun sequence genomic window:
- the LOC7486783 gene encoding dof zinc finger protein DOF3.7 isoform X2 translates to MDEMASNSCGRPGVERKPRPQEQLNCPRCNSTNTKFCYYNNYSLTQPRYFCKTCRRYWTEGGSLRNVPVGGGSRKNKRSTSSSVATSSSKLPDLNPPSLSHFSSQNPKSTHEGQDLNLAFPAMQDSQAMELLRSGFASRGLNTFIPTPMPDSNTLYSSGGFPLQELRPTLSFPADGLGSRYGIQENSGRLLFPFGELKQLSSTTSEVDQNKGQGGSSGYWNGMFGGGSW, encoded by the exons ATGGACGAGATGGCATCTAATTCATGTGGAAGGCCTGGTGTAGAGAGAAAACCAAGGCCTCAAGAGCAATTGAACTGTCCAAGATGTAACTCAACCAATACCAAGTTTTGTTACTATAACAACTACAGTCTCACACAACCAAGATACTTTTGCAAGACTTGCAGAAGGTACTGGACTGAAGGAGGATCTCTTAGAAATGTTCCTGTTGGAGGAGGTTCAAGAAAGAACAAGAGATCTACATCATCGTCAGTGGCAACATCTTCGTCTAAGCTCCCTGATCTCAACCCACCAAGCCTCTCACACTTCTCTTCTCAAAACCCTAAGAGTACCCATGAAGGTCAAGACCTTAATCTGGCATTCCCAGCTATGCAGGATAGTCAAG CTATGGAGCTACTAAGGAGTGGATTTGCTTCTAGGGGTTTGAATACTTTTATCCCAACACCGATGCCGGATTCAAATACACTTTATTCTTCTGGTGGATTCCCTTTGCAAGAACTGAGACCAACTCTGAGCTTTCCTGCTGATGGGCTTGGAAGTAGATATGGAATTCAAGAAAATAGTGGGAGGCTTTTATTTCCATTTGGTGAGCTGAAACAGCTTTCAAGCACAACGTCTGAAGTTGATCAAAACAAGGGACAGGGGGGTTCAAGTGGATACTGGAATGGAATGTTTGGCGGAGGATCAtggtaa
- the LOC7486783 gene encoding dof zinc finger protein DOF2.5 isoform X1: protein MDEMASNSCGRPGVERKPRPQEQLNCPRCNSTNTKFCYYNNYSLTQPRYFCKTCRRYWTEGGSLRNVPVGGGSRKNKRSTSSSVATSSSKLPDLNPPSLSHFSSQNPKSTHEGQDLNLAFPAMQDSQGISHYTEVPKTENRNNNQHNSSSSPYTSSPISAMELLRSGFASRGLNTFIPTPMPDSNTLYSSGGFPLQELRPTLSFPADGLGSRYGIQENSGRLLFPFGELKQLSSTTSEVDQNKGQGGSSGYWNGMFGGGSW, encoded by the coding sequence ATGGACGAGATGGCATCTAATTCATGTGGAAGGCCTGGTGTAGAGAGAAAACCAAGGCCTCAAGAGCAATTGAACTGTCCAAGATGTAACTCAACCAATACCAAGTTTTGTTACTATAACAACTACAGTCTCACACAACCAAGATACTTTTGCAAGACTTGCAGAAGGTACTGGACTGAAGGAGGATCTCTTAGAAATGTTCCTGTTGGAGGAGGTTCAAGAAAGAACAAGAGATCTACATCATCGTCAGTGGCAACATCTTCGTCTAAGCTCCCTGATCTCAACCCACCAAGCCTCTCACACTTCTCTTCTCAAAACCCTAAGAGTACCCATGAAGGTCAAGACCTTAATCTGGCATTCCCAGCTATGCAGGATAGTCAAGGTATATCTCATTATACTGAAGTGCCCAAAACTGAAAATAGGAACAACAATCAACataactcttcttcttctccctaTACTTCTTCTCCAATTTCAGCTATGGAGCTACTAAGGAGTGGATTTGCTTCTAGGGGTTTGAATACTTTTATCCCAACACCGATGCCGGATTCAAATACACTTTATTCTTCTGGTGGATTCCCTTTGCAAGAACTGAGACCAACTCTGAGCTTTCCTGCTGATGGGCTTGGAAGTAGATATGGAATTCAAGAAAATAGTGGGAGGCTTTTATTTCCATTTGGTGAGCTGAAACAGCTTTCAAGCACAACGTCTGAAGTTGATCAAAACAAGGGACAGGGGGGTTCAAGTGGATACTGGAATGGAATGTTTGGCGGAGGATCAtggtaa